TGCCATGCAATACACATCCACGAGACCAATAAGACCAGCTCCAAATAGTAGCCAAGGTGAAATTCTTTGCCGATATAGCGCCCAAGCACATGCTACCACAACGATCCCAATAAACATCCCTGTCACTAAAATTTCCCTACTCATCCAGGATGAGCCAATGTTTCTAATTGTGTTAAACGCATTACTAGGTGTTCCTAAGTGAGAAAATGATGCGCCTAAACCAATGATTGACAAGGCAGCAATAACGATTAATGGTACTTTAAAAAGTTGAAATATTTCTTGGTCTGTTTTCTTTTTATGTTTGAACTGAAACATCCACAACATCCATATACTACCAATAGCAGCTTGGATGGCTATCGTAAAAATAAGCAGTGACCAATCATTCATCTTATCTTCCCTCCTTTACTTCTTAATCACCAGATTCGGTTTCGTAATCGTTGAACTTGGTAGTCCCCAAATATCACTATTTGTTCCGTGCTTTTTACGTAATTCATCAATCGGACCAAATTCTATTGCACGCATGGGACATGAAGTAACACATACAGGTTCTTCACCATTTTCCCGTAAATCTATGCAAGTATCACACTTTGTCATTCTTCCCAATTCTTCACTATATTGTGGTGCCTCATAAGGACAGTTCCATTCACAATACTTACAGCCAACACATTTGTCATGATCAATTAATACAACGCCATCTTCTTTCCGCTTATAGATAGCTGTTGTTGGACAGTTCTCCATACATTTTGGCTTATCACAATGATTACAGGAAATGGATAAATGAGCTAATCTAGGATTTGGAAACTCTCCAGTTTCAAAAGAATAGACTCTGCGAAAATTTCTACCTACTTCTAAATCATTTTTATCTTTACAAGAAATGACACAAGTTTTACAACCGATACACTTTGTTACATCTATAAAAAAGCCTACTTGAGTCAATGATTACACCTCCTCATTTGGAAAAATGATACGTTGTTCCCACTTCGCATCTTCAATTAACGGATCACCTTTATACTTTTCTACATGACATATCACGGTGTTCCACCCTGAGGTGCCCAAACCAGTGGCAATAGGAGCTGTCAACATATTATCTGCCCCAGCCTTGTCTACTTCCTCTTTTTCGTCCATTTCTACCCATGCACCATGGGGTAAAGCTACAGTGCCTGGAATTAAAGTTTCTGTCGTTTTAGCTGGGCGTAATGTTTTGCCATATTCATTTGAAAGAAGAACGGTGTCTCCATCTTTAATACCAAGTTCCTTTGCATCTTTTTTACTGATGAAAACGGGATTTGGCATAGCTTCACGCAGCCAAGGTACATTATCAAATGTGCTGTGAGATCTTCTTAAATAATGCGGATTGAAGACTTGGAATGAGTATTTTCCTTTTTTCTTTTTCTTCCAATCTACAAAGGTTGCTTCATAACCTCTCGTTTTTGGCACATATTTTGGAATTGGGGAAACTTCCGTCCAGCCACCTTTCGATTCCTCTGCAATCGTGTTACAGTAGATTTCAAATTTACCACTTGGAGTCTCTAAAGGATGCTTGTCTGGTTTTTCCACAAAATCTTGATAAGCAATATAGCCAAAATTGTCACCAGGTTTTCTTTTTACTTGATAGACTCCCTTTTCTAAAAATTCCCGCAAAGAAATTCTTCCTTTTTGAGGTTTCCCTTTAACTCCCCATTCTTTCATATCCCTTGCCGTAATTTCGACTAGTGGTTCGTAATCTTTTCCATTATCCTTCATGACAGTACTTGAAGCTAGCTCATTAAAAAATGCCTGTTTTTCACTAAATGGATAAAGCTTTTTTGGATCTTTGCCTAACTTTTTCATTAATTCTTTCGCAATCCATACATCACTTTTAGCTTCATACATTGGTTCAACGATATTTGTGTGGGCAATGAGGATTTCTCGATTTCCTACTAAAAGCCCGCCTTCTCGTTCCCACTCTGTCGTTACTGGTAAAACAACATCTGCATATTTCGCATTTGTTGTTAAAGTATAAGCATGGGTA
This genomic interval from Virgibacillus pantothenticus contains the following:
- a CDS encoding DMSO/selenate family reductase complex B subunit; the encoded protein is MTQVGFFIDVTKCIGCKTCVISCKDKNDLEVGRNFRRVYSFETGEFPNPRLAHLSISCNHCDKPKCMENCPTTAIYKRKEDGVVLIDHDKCVGCKYCEWNCPYEAPQYSEELGRMTKCDTCIDLRENGEEPVCVTSCPMRAIEFGPIDELRKKHGTNSDIWGLPSSTITKPNLVIKK